Proteins encoded in a region of the Anopheles aquasalis chromosome 2, idAnoAquaMG_Q_19, whole genome shotgun sequence genome:
- the LOC126573150 gene encoding fatty acid CoA ligase Acsl3 isoform X1, with the protein MFIEEDINMESVWVQTAIGAIKFVTLVYDIITMPIYLVIQRPWKRRQLARRVKAKIIQQDATSITYRSVDSPGEMHVKMLQNNIDTLERMFNFVTKIHTTKRCIGTRKILGEEDEMQPNGRMFKKFRMGEYMWRNFIETEHAAACFGRGLRELGQQPKQNIVIFAETRAEWMIAAHGCFKQNMPVVTIYATLGDDGVAHGINETEVTTVITSHELLPKFKTVLAITPNVKKIIFMEDQLHPTETTGFKEGVEIIPFSKVIETGNTSKMPGSSPAPEDTAIIMYTSGSTGTPKGVLLSHSNCIGTMKNFCDIFKIYPDDVLIGFLPLAHVFELLAESVCLLTGVPIGYSTPLTLIDSSSKVMKGCKGDASILKPTCMTSVPLILDRISKGINDKVNAEKPMKKAFFKFAYNYKSKWCARGFQTPLMDKILFKKIAKLLGGRIRSVLSGGAPLAPDTHEQIKLCLCVDVIQGYGLTETTAGAAVMDKWDMEYSRVGAPSSSNDIRLVNWEEGNYRVTNKPYPQGEIVVGGTTVSKGYYKLPGKTEEEFFEEDGQRWFRTGDVGEVHPDGALKIIDRKKDLVKLQAGEYVSLGKVESELKTCPVVENICVYGDPTKQYVVSLVVPNPKHLEDIAERLDIRGVEFEDLCDNKKVEKAVLQELAEHGRKCKLHRSEIPAAVHLCKDIWTPDMGLVTAAFKLKRKDIQERYQAEINKMYAS; encoded by the exons ATGTTCATCGAAGAAGACATTAA catggaAAGCGTCTGGGTGCAGACGGCCATTGGGGCGATCAAGTTCGTCACATTGGTGTACGACATCATCACGATGCCGATCTACCTTGTCATTCAGCGACCCTGGAAGCGAAGGCAGCTAGCCCGGCGAGTGAAG gCGAAGATCATTCAACAGGATGCCACTTCGATCACATACCGCTCGGTCGATTCACCGGGCGAGATGCACGTCAAGATGCTGCAGAACAACATCGATACGCTCGAGCGGATGTTTAATTTCGTCACGAAGATCCACACGACGAAGCGGTGCATCGGGACACGCAAGATCCTTGGCGAGGAGGACGAGATGCAGCCGAACGGGCGGATGTTTAAGAAGTTCCGCATGGGCGAGTACATGTGGCGCAACTTCATCGAGACGGAGCACGCGGCCGCCTGCTTTGGGCGCGGTCTGCGCGAACTGGGCCAGCAGCCGAAGCAGAACATTGTGATCTTTGCCGAAACGCGCGCCGAATGGATGATTGCGGCTCACGGGTGCTTCAAGCAGAACATGCCGGTCGTGACGATCTATGCGACGCTCGGTGACGACGGTGTGGCGCACGGTATCAACGAGACGGAGGTGACGACCGTCATCACCTCGCACGAGCTGCTGCCAAAGTTCAAGACCGTGCTGGCCATTACGCCGAACGTGAAGAAGATCATCTTCATGGAAGACCAGCTGCATCCGACGGAAACGACCGGCTTCAAGGAGGGCGTCGAAATCATTCCCTTCAGCAAGGTCATTGAGACTGGCAATACGAGCAAGATGC CTGGATCCTCGCCTGCGCCCGAAGataccgccatcatcatgtaCACGTCCGGCTCCACCGGTACACCGAAGGGTGTCCTGCTGTCGCACTCCAACTGTATCGGCACGATGAAGAACTTCTGTGATATCTTTAAAATCTATCCGGACGATGTGCTGATCGGTTTTCTGCCACTGGCGCACGTGTTCGAACTGCTAGCGGAAAGTGTTTGCCTACTCACCGGCGTCCCGATCGGTTACTCGACCCCGCTCACACTGATCGACTCCAGCAGCAAGGTGATGAAGGGCTGCAAGGGTGATGCGTCCATACTGAAGCCAACCTGCATGACGTCTGTACCG CTCATTCTGGACCGAATTTCCAAAGGCATCAACGACAAGGTGAACGCGGAGAAACCGATGAAGAAGGCGTTCTTCAAGTTTGCGTACAACTACAAATCCAAATGGTGTGCTCGGGGCTTCCAGACACCGCTGATGGACAA GATTTTGTTCAAGAAGATTGCCAAACTGCTAGGTGGTCGCATTCGTAGCGTCCTGTCGGGTGGTGCTCCGCTTGCGCCGGATACCCACGAGCAGATCAAGCTGTGCCTGTGCGTAGACGTGATTCAGGGTTACGGTCTGACGGAAACCACGGCCGGAGCAGCCGTTATGGATA AATGGGACATGGAATACAGTCGTGTTGGTGCACCATCGTCGAGCAATGATATCCGGTTGGTCAACTGGGAGGAGGGCAACTATCGTGTAACGAACAAACCGTATCCGCAAGGTgagatcgtcgtcggtggtacgACCGTATCGAAGGGATATTACAAATTGCCCGGCAAAACGGAGGAAGAGTTCTTCGAAGAAGACGGCCAACGGTGGTTCCGCACCGGTGACGTTGGTGAGGTGCATCCGGACGGTGCACTCAAGATTATCG ATCGTAAGAAGGATTTGGTGAAGCTGCAGGCCGGAGAATACGTATCGCTGGGCAAGGTAGAATCCGAACTGAAAACATGCCCGGTCGTGGAGAACATCTGCGTGTATGGAGACCCGACGAAACAGTACGTCGTATCGCTGGTCGTGCCAAACCCGAAGCACCTCGAAGACATTGCCGAGCGGTTGGACATCCGTGGAGTCGAGTTTGAGGACCTTTGCGACAACAAGAAGGTCGAGAAGGCCGTCCTACAAGAGCTAGCGGAACATGGCCGTAAAT GCAAACTGCACCGTAGTGAAATTCCTGCCGCCGTTCACCTGTGCAAGGACATCTGGACACCCGATATGGGACTGGTAACGGCCGCCTTCAAGCTAAAGCGCAAAGATATCCAGGAACGGTATCAGGCGGAAATCAACAAGATGTACGCTTCGTAG
- the LOC126573150 gene encoding fatty acid CoA ligase Acsl3 isoform X2, whose product MVQQDMESVWVQTAIGAIKFVTLVYDIITMPIYLVIQRPWKRRQLARRVKAKIIQQDATSITYRSVDSPGEMHVKMLQNNIDTLERMFNFVTKIHTTKRCIGTRKILGEEDEMQPNGRMFKKFRMGEYMWRNFIETEHAAACFGRGLRELGQQPKQNIVIFAETRAEWMIAAHGCFKQNMPVVTIYATLGDDGVAHGINETEVTTVITSHELLPKFKTVLAITPNVKKIIFMEDQLHPTETTGFKEGVEIIPFSKVIETGNTSKMPGSSPAPEDTAIIMYTSGSTGTPKGVLLSHSNCIGTMKNFCDIFKIYPDDVLIGFLPLAHVFELLAESVCLLTGVPIGYSTPLTLIDSSSKVMKGCKGDASILKPTCMTSVPLILDRISKGINDKVNAEKPMKKAFFKFAYNYKSKWCARGFQTPLMDKILFKKIAKLLGGRIRSVLSGGAPLAPDTHEQIKLCLCVDVIQGYGLTETTAGAAVMDKWDMEYSRVGAPSSSNDIRLVNWEEGNYRVTNKPYPQGEIVVGGTTVSKGYYKLPGKTEEEFFEEDGQRWFRTGDVGEVHPDGALKIIDRKKDLVKLQAGEYVSLGKVESELKTCPVVENICVYGDPTKQYVVSLVVPNPKHLEDIAERLDIRGVEFEDLCDNKKVEKAVLQELAEHGRKCKLHRSEIPAAVHLCKDIWTPDMGLVTAAFKLKRKDIQERYQAEINKMYAS is encoded by the exons ATGGTTCAGCAAGA catggaAAGCGTCTGGGTGCAGACGGCCATTGGGGCGATCAAGTTCGTCACATTGGTGTACGACATCATCACGATGCCGATCTACCTTGTCATTCAGCGACCCTGGAAGCGAAGGCAGCTAGCCCGGCGAGTGAAG gCGAAGATCATTCAACAGGATGCCACTTCGATCACATACCGCTCGGTCGATTCACCGGGCGAGATGCACGTCAAGATGCTGCAGAACAACATCGATACGCTCGAGCGGATGTTTAATTTCGTCACGAAGATCCACACGACGAAGCGGTGCATCGGGACACGCAAGATCCTTGGCGAGGAGGACGAGATGCAGCCGAACGGGCGGATGTTTAAGAAGTTCCGCATGGGCGAGTACATGTGGCGCAACTTCATCGAGACGGAGCACGCGGCCGCCTGCTTTGGGCGCGGTCTGCGCGAACTGGGCCAGCAGCCGAAGCAGAACATTGTGATCTTTGCCGAAACGCGCGCCGAATGGATGATTGCGGCTCACGGGTGCTTCAAGCAGAACATGCCGGTCGTGACGATCTATGCGACGCTCGGTGACGACGGTGTGGCGCACGGTATCAACGAGACGGAGGTGACGACCGTCATCACCTCGCACGAGCTGCTGCCAAAGTTCAAGACCGTGCTGGCCATTACGCCGAACGTGAAGAAGATCATCTTCATGGAAGACCAGCTGCATCCGACGGAAACGACCGGCTTCAAGGAGGGCGTCGAAATCATTCCCTTCAGCAAGGTCATTGAGACTGGCAATACGAGCAAGATGC CTGGATCCTCGCCTGCGCCCGAAGataccgccatcatcatgtaCACGTCCGGCTCCACCGGTACACCGAAGGGTGTCCTGCTGTCGCACTCCAACTGTATCGGCACGATGAAGAACTTCTGTGATATCTTTAAAATCTATCCGGACGATGTGCTGATCGGTTTTCTGCCACTGGCGCACGTGTTCGAACTGCTAGCGGAAAGTGTTTGCCTACTCACCGGCGTCCCGATCGGTTACTCGACCCCGCTCACACTGATCGACTCCAGCAGCAAGGTGATGAAGGGCTGCAAGGGTGATGCGTCCATACTGAAGCCAACCTGCATGACGTCTGTACCG CTCATTCTGGACCGAATTTCCAAAGGCATCAACGACAAGGTGAACGCGGAGAAACCGATGAAGAAGGCGTTCTTCAAGTTTGCGTACAACTACAAATCCAAATGGTGTGCTCGGGGCTTCCAGACACCGCTGATGGACAA GATTTTGTTCAAGAAGATTGCCAAACTGCTAGGTGGTCGCATTCGTAGCGTCCTGTCGGGTGGTGCTCCGCTTGCGCCGGATACCCACGAGCAGATCAAGCTGTGCCTGTGCGTAGACGTGATTCAGGGTTACGGTCTGACGGAAACCACGGCCGGAGCAGCCGTTATGGATA AATGGGACATGGAATACAGTCGTGTTGGTGCACCATCGTCGAGCAATGATATCCGGTTGGTCAACTGGGAGGAGGGCAACTATCGTGTAACGAACAAACCGTATCCGCAAGGTgagatcgtcgtcggtggtacgACCGTATCGAAGGGATATTACAAATTGCCCGGCAAAACGGAGGAAGAGTTCTTCGAAGAAGACGGCCAACGGTGGTTCCGCACCGGTGACGTTGGTGAGGTGCATCCGGACGGTGCACTCAAGATTATCG ATCGTAAGAAGGATTTGGTGAAGCTGCAGGCCGGAGAATACGTATCGCTGGGCAAGGTAGAATCCGAACTGAAAACATGCCCGGTCGTGGAGAACATCTGCGTGTATGGAGACCCGACGAAACAGTACGTCGTATCGCTGGTCGTGCCAAACCCGAAGCACCTCGAAGACATTGCCGAGCGGTTGGACATCCGTGGAGTCGAGTTTGAGGACCTTTGCGACAACAAGAAGGTCGAGAAGGCCGTCCTACAAGAGCTAGCGGAACATGGCCGTAAAT GCAAACTGCACCGTAGTGAAATTCCTGCCGCCGTTCACCTGTGCAAGGACATCTGGACACCCGATATGGGACTGGTAACGGCCGCCTTCAAGCTAAAGCGCAAAGATATCCAGGAACGGTATCAGGCGGAAATCAACAAGATGTACGCTTCGTAG
- the LOC126573150 gene encoding fatty acid CoA ligase Acsl3 isoform X3, translating to MESVWVQTAIGAIKFVTLVYDIITMPIYLVIQRPWKRRQLARRVKAKIIQQDATSITYRSVDSPGEMHVKMLQNNIDTLERMFNFVTKIHTTKRCIGTRKILGEEDEMQPNGRMFKKFRMGEYMWRNFIETEHAAACFGRGLRELGQQPKQNIVIFAETRAEWMIAAHGCFKQNMPVVTIYATLGDDGVAHGINETEVTTVITSHELLPKFKTVLAITPNVKKIIFMEDQLHPTETTGFKEGVEIIPFSKVIETGNTSKMPGSSPAPEDTAIIMYTSGSTGTPKGVLLSHSNCIGTMKNFCDIFKIYPDDVLIGFLPLAHVFELLAESVCLLTGVPIGYSTPLTLIDSSSKVMKGCKGDASILKPTCMTSVPLILDRISKGINDKVNAEKPMKKAFFKFAYNYKSKWCARGFQTPLMDKILFKKIAKLLGGRIRSVLSGGAPLAPDTHEQIKLCLCVDVIQGYGLTETTAGAAVMDKWDMEYSRVGAPSSSNDIRLVNWEEGNYRVTNKPYPQGEIVVGGTTVSKGYYKLPGKTEEEFFEEDGQRWFRTGDVGEVHPDGALKIIDRKKDLVKLQAGEYVSLGKVESELKTCPVVENICVYGDPTKQYVVSLVVPNPKHLEDIAERLDIRGVEFEDLCDNKKVEKAVLQELAEHGRKCKLHRSEIPAAVHLCKDIWTPDMGLVTAAFKLKRKDIQERYQAEINKMYAS from the exons atggaAAGCGTCTGGGTGCAGACGGCCATTGGGGCGATCAAGTTCGTCACATTGGTGTACGACATCATCACGATGCCGATCTACCTTGTCATTCAGCGACCCTGGAAGCGAAGGCAGCTAGCCCGGCGAGTGAAG gCGAAGATCATTCAACAGGATGCCACTTCGATCACATACCGCTCGGTCGATTCACCGGGCGAGATGCACGTCAAGATGCTGCAGAACAACATCGATACGCTCGAGCGGATGTTTAATTTCGTCACGAAGATCCACACGACGAAGCGGTGCATCGGGACACGCAAGATCCTTGGCGAGGAGGACGAGATGCAGCCGAACGGGCGGATGTTTAAGAAGTTCCGCATGGGCGAGTACATGTGGCGCAACTTCATCGAGACGGAGCACGCGGCCGCCTGCTTTGGGCGCGGTCTGCGCGAACTGGGCCAGCAGCCGAAGCAGAACATTGTGATCTTTGCCGAAACGCGCGCCGAATGGATGATTGCGGCTCACGGGTGCTTCAAGCAGAACATGCCGGTCGTGACGATCTATGCGACGCTCGGTGACGACGGTGTGGCGCACGGTATCAACGAGACGGAGGTGACGACCGTCATCACCTCGCACGAGCTGCTGCCAAAGTTCAAGACCGTGCTGGCCATTACGCCGAACGTGAAGAAGATCATCTTCATGGAAGACCAGCTGCATCCGACGGAAACGACCGGCTTCAAGGAGGGCGTCGAAATCATTCCCTTCAGCAAGGTCATTGAGACTGGCAATACGAGCAAGATGC CTGGATCCTCGCCTGCGCCCGAAGataccgccatcatcatgtaCACGTCCGGCTCCACCGGTACACCGAAGGGTGTCCTGCTGTCGCACTCCAACTGTATCGGCACGATGAAGAACTTCTGTGATATCTTTAAAATCTATCCGGACGATGTGCTGATCGGTTTTCTGCCACTGGCGCACGTGTTCGAACTGCTAGCGGAAAGTGTTTGCCTACTCACCGGCGTCCCGATCGGTTACTCGACCCCGCTCACACTGATCGACTCCAGCAGCAAGGTGATGAAGGGCTGCAAGGGTGATGCGTCCATACTGAAGCCAACCTGCATGACGTCTGTACCG CTCATTCTGGACCGAATTTCCAAAGGCATCAACGACAAGGTGAACGCGGAGAAACCGATGAAGAAGGCGTTCTTCAAGTTTGCGTACAACTACAAATCCAAATGGTGTGCTCGGGGCTTCCAGACACCGCTGATGGACAA GATTTTGTTCAAGAAGATTGCCAAACTGCTAGGTGGTCGCATTCGTAGCGTCCTGTCGGGTGGTGCTCCGCTTGCGCCGGATACCCACGAGCAGATCAAGCTGTGCCTGTGCGTAGACGTGATTCAGGGTTACGGTCTGACGGAAACCACGGCCGGAGCAGCCGTTATGGATA AATGGGACATGGAATACAGTCGTGTTGGTGCACCATCGTCGAGCAATGATATCCGGTTGGTCAACTGGGAGGAGGGCAACTATCGTGTAACGAACAAACCGTATCCGCAAGGTgagatcgtcgtcggtggtacgACCGTATCGAAGGGATATTACAAATTGCCCGGCAAAACGGAGGAAGAGTTCTTCGAAGAAGACGGCCAACGGTGGTTCCGCACCGGTGACGTTGGTGAGGTGCATCCGGACGGTGCACTCAAGATTATCG ATCGTAAGAAGGATTTGGTGAAGCTGCAGGCCGGAGAATACGTATCGCTGGGCAAGGTAGAATCCGAACTGAAAACATGCCCGGTCGTGGAGAACATCTGCGTGTATGGAGACCCGACGAAACAGTACGTCGTATCGCTGGTCGTGCCAAACCCGAAGCACCTCGAAGACATTGCCGAGCGGTTGGACATCCGTGGAGTCGAGTTTGAGGACCTTTGCGACAACAAGAAGGTCGAGAAGGCCGTCCTACAAGAGCTAGCGGAACATGGCCGTAAAT GCAAACTGCACCGTAGTGAAATTCCTGCCGCCGTTCACCTGTGCAAGGACATCTGGACACCCGATATGGGACTGGTAACGGCCGCCTTCAAGCTAAAGCGCAAAGATATCCAGGAACGGTATCAGGCGGAAATCAACAAGATGTACGCTTCGTAG